The DNA window CCTTGGCGGCCTGGTCCATGGCCATGCCCATCATCAGCTTGCCGGCCTCGTCCGGCTCGGTCGTGGCCGTGCCGTGGTACAGGTCGGGCGCCAGCGCGACGTACCCGGCCGCCGCGAACCGGTCGGCCAGGTTGGTGATGTGCCCGACCAGGCCCCACCACTCCTGGATGACGATGACACCCGGCCCGGAGCCGGACGCCGGCACGGCGAGATAGGCCTCGCAGGTGCCCCCGTTGCTCGCGAACGTGATCTTCTCGCCCATGTGTGCTCCCTCAAGACCCGAGACGTGGTTTTGGTCACTGTGCCACGGGACTGCGCTCGCGGCGAGGGGCCGCCGGGTGCGGGCTGGCCGGGCGGCTGACAGGCTAGGCGGCATGGCGACGAGCGGTGTTCCGCACATCCTGATCGTGGGCGGCGGCTACGTGGGCATGTACACGGCGTTGCGGCTGCAGCGGCGGCTGCGCGCCGGGGAGGCCCGGGTCACCGTGGTCGATCCGCGGTCGTACATGACCTACCAGCCGTTCCTGCCCGAGGCGGCGGCCGGGTCGATCCAGCCGCGGCACGTGGTGGTGCCACTGCGCCGGGTGCTGACCCGGGCCGAGGTGGTCACCGGGTCGGTGAGCGCGGTCGACCCGCAGCGCCGGGTGGCCACGATCGAGCCGCTCGAGGGGCCGGCCTACGAGCTCGGCTACGACCACATCGTGCTGGCCGCCGGGTCGGTCTCGCGCACCCTGCCGATCCCCGGCCTGGCCGAGCACGGCACCGGCTTCAAGACCGTCGAGGAGGCCATCGCGCTGCGCAACCGGGTCATCGAGTCGCTGGACATCGCCGAGTCGACGGCCGACGAGGCGGTGCGCCGGCGCACCCTCACCTTCGTCGTCGTGGGCGGCGGCTACGCGGGCATCGAGGCGCTGGCCGAGCTGGAGGACATGGCCCGCTACGCCACCCGGTACTACCGGCGGATCATGCCGAGCGACCTGCGCTGGGTGCTCGTCGAGGCGGCCGACCGGATCATGCCCGAGGTAGGCCCGGACATGGCCCGGTACACCCTCGACCAGCTGCAGGCCCGCGGCATCGAGGCCCACCTGCACACCCGGCTGGAGTCGTGCGTCAGCGGCCACGTCGTGCTGTCCGACGGCACCGAGCTGGACGCCGAGGTGCTGGTGTGGACGGCCGGGGTGAAGCCCGACCCGGTCGTGGCGGCCACCGGGTTCCCGCTGGACGACCGCGGCCGGGTCCGCACCCGGGCCGACCTGCGCATCGAAGGCCACGACGAGGCGTGGAGCGCGGGCGACTGCGCCGCAGTCCCCGACCTGACCAGCCCCGGGGCGTTCTGCTCGCCGTCCGCCCAGCACGCCGTCCGGCAGGCGAGACAGCTGGGCGACAACCTGGCCGCCGTGCTGCGCGGCGAGCCGACCACGGACTACCGGCACGCGTACGCGGGGTCGGTGGCCTCGCTCGGGCTGTACCAGGGGGTGGCCCAGGTCTACGGGGTCAAGCTCAAGGGGTTCCCGGCCTGGTTCATGCACCGGACCTACCACATGAGCCGGATGCCGACGTTCTCCCGCAAGGCCCAGGTGGTGCTCGACTGGACGCAGGCGCTGCTGTTCCGCCGCGAGGTGGTCGGCCTGTGGTCGATGCGCGAGCCGACCAAGCAGTTCCACGAGGCGGCCGGCGGGGCCGCCGAGCGCAGCGCGTAAGGTCGGCGAGCATGGCGCTGCTCGCGGTCACCGTCCTCGGCCACGACCGACCCGGGATCATCGCGGACGTCACCGGGGCGCTGGCCGGCCTCGGCGGCAACCTCGAGGACTCCTCGATGACCCGGCTGCGCGGGCACTTCGCGATGACCCTGGTGGTCCGCGCCGACGCCGCGCCGGACGCCGTCGAGGGCCTGCTCGCCCCGCTGCTCGCCGACCTCGTCGTCTCGGTGCGGGTGCTGTCGGACGAGCCGGAGCCGGCGCCGTCCGGGCAGGGCTACGTGCTGTCGGTGCACGGTGGCGACCGGCCGGGGATCGTCTCCACCGTCACCCGGCTGCTCGCCTCGCTCGGCGGGAACGTCACCGACCTGACCACGAGGCTGGTCGGGGACCTGTACGTGATGACCGCCGAGGTGGAGCTGCCGGTCGAGGTGGACGTGGCCGCGCTGCAGTCCCAGCTGGCCGACGTGGCCCGCGGGCTCGGTGTGGAGGCCACCCTGCACCCGCTGGAGCCCGACGTCCTGTGAGCCCGCTGCTGCCCGAGCTGCCGGATGGGCGGGTCCGACCGGTGGTGCACGCCCCCTACCCGGTGCTGGCCGCCCGCTGCCTCGAGGTGGACCCCACCGACCCGGACGTCGTCCAGCTCGCGGCCGACCTGCTGGCCACCCAGCGGGTCTCGCCCGGCTGCGTCGGACTGGCCGCGAACCAGCTGGGGGTGAGCGCGCGGGTGTTCTCCCTCGACGTGTCGGCGCACCCCAAGACGCACACGACGCACGGCGCGTTCGTGCTGGTCAACCCGCGGCTGGTCGCCGCGTCGCGCAACGAGAAGGGCCGCGAGGGCTGCCTGTCGGTACCCGACCTCACCGGGGACGTGAAGCGGGCCACCCGGGTGACCGTCGCAGGCCTGCTGCCGCTCACCGGCGAGCCGGTCGAGGTCACCACCGACGCGTTCGAGGCCCGCGCCCTGCAGCACGAGCTGGACCACCTGGACGGGCTGCTGTTCCTCGACCGGGTGGCCGGCGCGCACGCCGTGTTCGCCCGGCAGGTGTACCTGTAGGTCGTACGCTGCCTGCACGCCCGGGTGGTGCAACTGGCCGACACAGGTCCCTTAAAAGGATCCGCCCGAGAGGGCATGCGGGTTCGAGTCCCGTCCCGGGCACCCTTCACCCGACGCCCAGGGACGCTGACGGGTTACCGTGGATGACCGACCACGAGCCTTTGGAGGGCCCATGGAGAGCAGGAACCCGGTTCTCAACCGCGAGTTCGGGCGGGACGGGACCGCGTACACCGCGAGCGTGGATGCGGCCACGTTGCAGGAGATGTACGACCGGCCGGTCACTACCGGCCGCACGATGAGCATCGACGACGTCGTCGTCAAGACCGGCGCGCTGTTCGCGCTGCTGGTCCTGGCCGCGGTCGTCGGCTGGAACCTCGTCGCCACGGCACCGGCCCTGATGTGGGGCAGCCTGATCGTGGCGTTCGGGATCGGGATGGTCGTCTCGTTCAAGCGGACGACGAACCCGGCGCTGATCATGGCCTACTCGGTGGCCGAGGGCTTCTTCCTCGGCGGGATCAGCCAGTGGTACAACGCCGCCTACAACGGCATCGTGCTGCAGGCGGTCATCGGCACGTTCACGGCCTTCGCCGTGATGCTCGTGCTGTACAAGAGCGGCCGGCTGCGGGCCACCCCCCGGTTCACCAAGATGATGACGATCGCGATGTTCTCCTACCTGGGGATCGCGGTCGTCAGCCTGTTCTCGGCGTTCTTCGGGGTCGGCGGCGGCTGGGGCTTCTACGGCGTCGGGGGCATCGGCATCCTGCTGTGCGCCGCGGGCGTGGCGCTGGCCGCGTTCACCCTGGTGCTGGACTTCGACGCGATCGAGAAGGGCGTTGCGGCCGGGCTGCCGGAGAAGGAGTCCTGGCGGGCCGGCTTCGGCCTGGTGGTCAGCCTGGTCTGGCTGTACCTGGAGCTGCTGCGGCTGCTGGCGATCCTGCAGGGCCGCAACTAGGAGCGAGCGGCGCGCGCCGCTCGACGCCGGTTACACCGTGCGTCGGGCGGCGCGTTCCTTGTCGTACTCGTGCACGATAGCCGTGGCCACGCCGTGCGCGACCCCGTACTCATCCTGCAGCCAACGGACCCGCTCGTCGAACCGAGTGAAGGACGGTCCGTCCTCGATGAGCCGGTACCACTCCTTGAGCTCGCGGCCGGTTGCCTCAGGCACCCGGGCGAGCAGCTGGGTAT is part of the Actinomycetes bacterium genome and encodes:
- a CDS encoding NAD(P)/FAD-dependent oxidoreductase, which translates into the protein MATSGVPHILIVGGGYVGMYTALRLQRRLRAGEARVTVVDPRSYMTYQPFLPEAAAGSIQPRHVVVPLRRVLTRAEVVTGSVSAVDPQRRVATIEPLEGPAYELGYDHIVLAAGSVSRTLPIPGLAEHGTGFKTVEEAIALRNRVIESLDIAESTADEAVRRRTLTFVVVGGGYAGIEALAELEDMARYATRYYRRIMPSDLRWVLVEAADRIMPEVGPDMARYTLDQLQARGIEAHLHTRLESCVSGHVVLSDGTELDAEVLVWTAGVKPDPVVAATGFPLDDRGRVRTRADLRIEGHDEAWSAGDCAAVPDLTSPGAFCSPSAQHAVRQARQLGDNLAAVLRGEPTTDYRHAYAGSVASLGLYQGVAQVYGVKLKGFPAWFMHRTYHMSRMPTFSRKAQVVLDWTQALLFRREVVGLWSMREPTKQFHEAAGGAAERSA
- the def gene encoding peptide deformylase; its protein translation is MSPLLPELPDGRVRPVVHAPYPVLAARCLEVDPTDPDVVQLAADLLATQRVSPGCVGLAANQLGVSARVFSLDVSAHPKTHTTHGAFVLVNPRLVAASRNEKGREGCLSVPDLTGDVKRATRVTVAGLLPLTGEPVEVTTDAFEARALQHELDHLDGLLFLDRVAGAHAVFARQVYL
- a CDS encoding Bax inhibitor-1/YccA family protein; translation: MESRNPVLNREFGRDGTAYTASVDAATLQEMYDRPVTTGRTMSIDDVVVKTGALFALLVLAAVVGWNLVATAPALMWGSLIVAFGIGMVVSFKRTTNPALIMAYSVAEGFFLGGISQWYNAAYNGIVLQAVIGTFTAFAVMLVLYKSGRLRATPRFTKMMTIAMFSYLGIAVVSLFSAFFGVGGGWGFYGVGGIGILLCAAGVALAAFTLVLDFDAIEKGVAAGLPEKESWRAGFGLVVSLVWLYLELLRLLAILQGRN
- a CDS encoding ACT domain-containing protein yields the protein MALLAVTVLGHDRPGIIADVTGALAGLGGNLEDSSMTRLRGHFAMTLVVRADAAPDAVEGLLAPLLADLVVSVRVLSDEPEPAPSGQGYVLSVHGGDRPGIVSTVTRLLASLGGNVTDLTTRLVGDLYVMTAEVELPVEVDVAALQSQLADVARGLGVEATLHPLEPDVL
- a CDS encoding DUF4287 domain-containing protein, whose protein sequence is MTLHHSEETHTQLLARVPEATGRELKEWYRLIEDGPSFTRFDERVRWLQDEYGVAHGVATAIVHEYDKERAARRTV